The proteins below come from a single Drosophila teissieri strain GT53w chromosome 3L, Prin_Dtei_1.1, whole genome shotgun sequence genomic window:
- the LOC122618006 gene encoding membrane-associated protein Hem — translation MARPIFPNQQKLAEKLIILNDRGLGILTRIYNIKKACGDTKSKPGFLSEKSLESSIKFIVKRFPNIDVKGLNAIVNIKAEIIKSLSLYYHTFVDLLDFKDNVCELLTTMDACQIHLDITLNFELTKYYLDLVVTYVSLMIVLSRVEDRKAVLGLYNAAYELQNNQADTGFPRLGQMILDYEVPLKKLAEEFIPHQRLLTSALRSLTSIYALRNLPADKWREMQKLSLVGNPAILLKAVRTDTMSCEYISLEAMDRWIIFGLLLNHQMLGQYPEVNKIWLSALESSWVVALFRDEVLQIHQYIQATFDGIKGYSKRIGEVKEAYNTAVQKAALMHRERRKFLRTALKELALIMTDQPGLLGPKAIFIFIGLCLARDEILWLLRHNDNPPLLKNKGKSNEDLVDRQLPELLFHMEELRALVRKYSQVMQRYYVQYLSGFDATDLNIRMQSLQMCPEDESIIFSSLYNTAAALTVKQVEDNELFYFRPFRLDWFRLQTYMSVGKAALRITEHAELARLLDSMVFHTRVVDNLDEILVETSDLSIFCFYNKMFDDQFHMCLEFPAQNRYIIAFPLICSHFQNCTHEMCPEERHHIRERSLSVVNIFLEEMAKEAKNIITTICDEQCTMADALLPKHCAKILSVQSARKKKDKSKSKHFDDIRKPGDESYRKTREDLTTMDKLHMALTELCFAINYCPTVNVWEFAFAPREYLCQNLEHRFSRDLVGMVMFNQETMEIAKPSELLASVRAYMNVLQTVENYVHIDITRVFNNCLLQQTQALDSHGEKTIAALYNTWYSEVLLRRVSAGNIVFSINQKAFVPISPEGWVPFNPQEFSDLNELRALAELVGPYGIKTLNETLMWHIANQVQELKSLVNTNKEVLITLRTSFDKPEVMKEQFKRLQDVDRVLQRMTIIGVIICFRNLVHEALVDVLDKRIPFLLSSVKDFQEHLPGGDQIRVASEMASAAGLLCKVDPTLATTLKSKKPEFDEGEHLTACLLMVFVAVSIPKLARNENSFYRATIDGHSNNTHCMAAAINNIFGALFTICGQSDMEDRMKEFLALASSSLLRLGQESDKEATRNRESIYLLLDEIVKQSPFLTMDLLESCFPYVLIRNAYHGVYKQEQILGLAL, via the exons ATGGCACGCCCAATTTTTCCGAACCAGCAGAAGTTAGCTGAGAAACTAATCATCTTGAATGATCGCGGACTGGGCATTCTTACGCGAATATACAACATCAAAAAGGCATGCGGCGACACAAAGTCGAAGCCTGGCTTCCTCTCCGAAAAGTCGTTGGAGTCAAGCATCAAGTTCATTGTGAAGCGGTTCCCCAACATCGACGTCAAAGGCCTTAATGCCATTGTAAACATCAAGGCGGAGATTATTAAGTCGCTGTCCCTGTATTACCACACATTCGTGGATTTACTTGATTTTAAGGACAATGTCTGTGAACTGCTCACCACGATGGACGCCTGCCAGATCCACCTAGACATAACACTGAATTTCGAGCTGACCAAATACTATCTGGACTTGGTAGTGACCTACGTGTCCTTGATGATTGTTTTGTCTAGGGTCGAGGACCGCAAGGCAGTTTTGGGCTTGTACAATGCCGCCTACGAGCTGCAAAACAATCAGGCGGACACAGGCTTTCCCCGCTTGGGGCAGATGATTCTGGACTACGAGGTCCCCTTAAAAAAGTTGGCCGAGGAATTCATTCCCCACCAGCGTCTGTTAACCAGTGCGTTGCGGTCACTTACCTCCATATATGCACTGCGAAATCTGCCCGCAGACAAGTGGagggaaatgcaaaagttgAGTCTGGTAGGAAATCCGGCCATTCTTCTGAAGGCCGTCCGCACGGACACCATGTCCTGCGAGTACATATCCCTAGAGGCAATGGACCGCTGGATAATCTTTGGCTTGCTACTGAACCATCAAATGCTCGGCCAGTACCCGGAAGTCAACAAAATCTGGCTCTCCGCCCTAGAGTCAAGCTGGGTTGTGGCATTGTTCCGCGACGAGGTCCTGCAAATTCATCAATACATTCAGGCTACTTTCGACGGAATTAAGGGCTACAGCAAGCGGATCGGAGAAGTAAAGGAAGCCTACAATACGGCGGTTCAAAAGGCTGCTTTAATGCATCGGGAGCGGCGCAAATTTTTGCGAACAGCATTGAAGGAGCTAGCTCTTATTATGACAGACCAACCAGGCCTCCTGGGACCTAAGgcaatattcattttcatcgGACTTTGTCTTGCGCGCGATGAGATTCTATGGCTCCTTAGGCACAATGACAATCCACCTCTTCTCAAAAATAAAG GAAAGAGCAATGAAGATCTGGTAGACCGACAGCTGCCGGAGCTCTTATTCCACATGGAGGAACTCCGAGCTCTCGTACGTAAATACAGCCAGGTAATGCAGCGATATTACGTGCAATACTTGTCCGGATTCGATGCCACGGATCTTAACATTCGAATGCAAAGTCTGCAAATGTGTCCGGAAGACGAAAGCATAATCTTCAGTTCGCTCTACAACACGGCAGCAGCACTGACAGTTAAGCAGGTGGAAGACAACGAACTTTTCTATTTCCGACCATTCCGCCTAGACTGGTTCCGCCTCCAAACGTACATGAGTGTGGGAAAGGCTGCACTTAGGATCACAGAGCATGCAGAGCTGGCCCGTCTTCTGGATTCAATGGTTTTCCACACTAGGGTGGTCGATAACTTGGACGAAATACTAGTAGAAACCTCGGATCTGAGTATCTTCTGCTTCTATAACAAAATGTTTGACGACCAATTCCACATGTGTTTGGAGTTTCCCGCGCAGAACCGCTATATCATAGCCTTTCCCTTAATCTGCAGCCACTTCCAAAATTGTACACACGAAATGTGTCCGGAGGAGCGACACCACATACGAGAGAGGTCACTCAGCGtggtaaatatatttcttgagGAAATGGCCAAGGAGGCTAAAAACATTATAACCACAATTTGCGATGAGCAGTGCACCATGGCAGACGCTTTATTGCCCAAGCACTGTGCTAAGATTCTGTCTGTACAATCTGCTCGCAAGAAGAAGGACAAATCGAAGTCGAAGCATTTTGACGACATACGAAAGCCCGGAGACGAGTCGTATCGAAAGACAAGAGAGGATCTGACGACGATGGACAAGCTGCACATGGCCCTGACAGAGCTTTGTTTCGCTATCAACTATTGCCCCACGGTCAATGTTTGGGAGTTTGCTTTTGCCCCTCGCGAGTATCTCTGTCAGAATCTTGAACACCGCTTTTCCCGAGATCTTGTTGGCATGGTGATGTTCAACCAGGAGACAATGGAGATAGCCAAGCCCTCGGAGCTGCTGGCCAGCGTTCGAGCCTACATGAACGTGCTGCAAACAGTAGAGAACTACGTGCACATAGACATAACACGAGTCTTCAACAACTGCCTGTTGCAGCAAACACAGGCTTTGGACTCTCATGGAGAGAAAACCATTGCCGCTCTGTACAACACCTGGTACAGTGAGGTTCTGCTAAGGCGCGTATCTGCTGGCAACATTGTGTTCTCCATTAACCAAAAGGCTTTTGTGCCAATATCGCCCGAGGGCTGGGTGCCATTTAACCCGCAAGAATTCTCTGATCTCAACGAGCTGCGAGCACTTGCAGAACTTGTGGGACCATACGGTATCAAAACATTGAACGAAACACTTATGTGGCATATAGCAAATCAGGTGCAAGAGTTGAAGTCGCTGGTTAACACCAACAAGGAAGTGCTCATCACACTGCGCACCAGTTTTGACAAACCTGAAGTGATGAAGGAGCAATTTAAGCGTTTGCAGGATGTAGACCGCGTGCTGCAACGCATGACGATCATTGGGGTAATTATTTGCTTCCGCAACCTAGTGCATGAGGCCCTCGTTGATGTGCTGGACAAGCGCATACCCTTTCTGCTTAGTTCAGTGAAGGACTTTCAGGAACATTTGCCCGGAGGCGACCAAATTCGGGTTGCTTCCGAGATGGCCTCAGCAGCGGGTCTGCTGTGCAAGGTAGACCCCACATTAGCAACTACTCTTAAATCTAAAAAACCAGAGTTCGATGAAGGTGAGCACCTCACTGCCTGTCTGCTGATGGTTTTTGTGGCGGTATCTATACCGAAACTGGCTCGCAACGAAAATTCCTTCTACAGGGCCACAATCGATGGCCACTCGAATAACACGCACTGCATGGCGGCGGCCATTAATAACATCTTCGGGGCCCTGTTTACCATATGCGGTCAAAGTGACATGGAGGACCGCATGAAAGAGTTCCTTGCTCTGGCCAGTTCTTCCCTACTGCGCTTGGGACAGGAGTCCGACAAAGAGGCGACGCGAAACCGAGAGTCCATATATTTGCTGCTCGACGAAATCGTCAAGCAATCGCCCTTCCTCACAATGGATCTGCTTGAGTCCTGCTTTCCCTACGTGCTTATACGCAATGCGTACCATGGCGTATACAAGCAGGAACAGATCTTGGGACTGGCACTCTAA
- the LOC122618005 gene encoding isoleucine--tRNA ligase, cytoplasmic, with protein MGKKLERNDVCRVPENINFPAEEENVLQKWRDENIFEKCSQLSKGKPKYTFYDGPPFATGLPHYGHILAGTIKDIVTRYAYQQGYHVDRRFGWDCHGLPVEFEIDKLLNIKGPEDVAKMGIASYNAECRKIVMRYANEWENVVTRVGRWIDFKNDYKTLYPWYMESIWWIFKQLFDKGLVYQGVKVMPYSTACTTSLSNFEANQNYKEVVDSCVVVALEAVSLPNTFFLVWTTTPWTLPSNFACCVHPTMTYVKVRDVKSDRIFVLAECRLSYVYKSETEYEVKEKFVGATLKDLHYKPLFPYFAKRGAEVKAYRVLVDEYVTEDSGTGIVHNAPYFGEDDYRVCLAAGLITKSSEVLCPVDEAGRFTNEASDFEGQYVKDADKQIMAALKARGNLVSSGQVKHSYPFCWRSDTPLIYKAVPSWFVRVEHMSKNLLDCSSQTYWVPDFVKEKRFGNWLKDARDWAISRNRYWGTPIPIWRSPSGDETIVIGSIKQLAELSGVQVEDLHRESIDHIEIPSAVPGNPPLRRIAPVFDCWFESGSMPFAQQHFPFENEKDFMNNFPADFIAEGIDQTRGWFYTLLVISTALFNKAPFKNLIASGLVLAADGQKMSKRKKNYPDPMEVVHKYGADALRLYLINSPVVRAESLRFKEEGVRDIIKDVFLPWYNAYRFLLQNIVRYEKEDLAGNGQYTYYRERHLKNVDKASVIDVWILSFKESLLEFFATEMKMYRLYTVVPRLTRFIDQLTNWYVRLNRRRIKGELGAEQCIQSLDTLYDVLYTMVKMMAPFTPYLTEYIFQRLVLFQPTGTLEHAGSVHYQMMPVSQKKFIRNDIERSVALMQSVVELGRVMRDRRTLPVKYPVSEIIVIHKDTQILEAIKSLQDFILSELNVRKLTLSSDKEKYGVTLRAEPDHKALGQRLKGNFKAVMAAIKALKDDQIQKQVSQGYFDILDQRIELDEVRIIYCTSEQVGGNFEAHSDNEVLVLLDMTPNEELLEEGLAREVINRVQKLKKKAQLIPTDPVLIFHEISANNNAKTEIVEAQAQLTKVLANYASMIKTAVKSEFSPYSSVQASRKRLIASELVDLKGVSLKLTICSTEELHLPSLPWINISLAEDLVPRFGNSSKASLFLQHNVSKEIIALTTLRSELERLFGLYGVNFNIYVVDHQKKITELKSIEKNLSGKLLVLARSQDAPKQSAGFELSPAPYSKFINQPSGNAIFTENPLGHALC; from the exons ATGGGAAAAAAACTAGAGCGGAACGACGTGTGTCGGGTGCCGGAGAACATCAATTTCCCGGCTGAAGAGGAGAATGTACTGCAGAAGTGGCGAGACGAAAATATCTTTGAAAAGTGCAGCCAGCTGTCGAAGGGAAAGCCCAA ATACACGTTCTACGATGGACCGCCCTTTGCAACCGGCCTGCCCCACTACGGACACATCCTGGCTGGCACTATCAAGGACATTGTCACTCGGTACGCATACCAGCAGGGATACCATGTGGACCGTCGCTTCGGCTGGGATTGCCACGGGCTGCCCGTGGAGTTTGAGATTGACAAGCTGCTGAACATCAAGGGCCCAGAGGACGTGGCCAAGATGGGAATCGCTTCCTACAATGCCGAGTGCCGCAAGATTGTCATGCGTTACGCAAATGAGTGGGAAAATGTGGTGACGCGTGTGGGTCGCTGGATCGACTTTAAGAATGATTATAAGACGTTGTACCCATGGTACATGGAGTCCATTTGGTGGATCTTCAAGCAACTGTTTGACAAGGGTCTGGTTTACCAGGGCGTTAAGGTGATGCCCTATTCCACCGCCTGCACAACCTCCCTCTCGAACTTCGAAGCCAACCAAAACTATAAGGAAGTTGTTGACTCTTGCGTAGTTGTTGCACTGGAAGCCGTTTCGCTGCCAAATACCTTCTTCCTGGTGTGGACCACCACGCCATGGACACTGCCCTCTAACTTCGCATGCTGCGTTCATCCGACGATGACCTACGTAAAAGTGCGCGACGTAAAGAGCGATCGAATTTTTGTACTCGCAGAGTGTCGTCTCTCTTACGTGTACAAATCGGAGACTGAGTACGAAGTGAAAGAGAAATTTGTGGGCGCAACCCTTAAGGACCTGCACTACAAGCCGCTTTTCCCTTACTTCGCGAAACGCGGAGCTGAGGTGAAGGCTTACCGCGTCCTGGTCGACGAGTACGTCACCGAGGATTCCGGTACGGGTATTGTGCACAATGCTCCATACTTCGGAGAAGATGATTATCGTGTGTGCCTTGCTGCGGGCCTCATCACAAAGTCCAGTGAGGTTCTCTGCCCAGTTGATGAGGCAGGACGGTTTACCAACGAGGCAAGCGATTTTGAGGGCCAATACGTGAAGGATGCTGATAAACAAATCATGGCCGCACTGAAGGCACGAGGTAACTTGGTTTCCAGTGGCCAGGTGAAGCATAGCTACCCATTCTGCTGGCGGTCAGATACGCCTCTAATCTATAAGGCTGTTCCTTCCTGGTTTGTGCGCGTCGAGCACATGTCTAAAAACCTGCTTGATTGCAGTTCCCAAACGTACTGGGTGCCGGACTTTGTCAAGGAGAAACGTTTTGGAAACTGGCTGAAAGATGCTAGAGATTGGGCT ATCTCCCGCAATCGGTACTGGGGCACGCCGATTCCTATCTGGAGGTCACCTAGTGGGGATGAGACCATCGTTATCGGCAGTATCAAGCAGTTGGCTGAGCTTTCCGGTGTTCAGGTTGAGGATCTGCATAGAGAAAGTATCGACCACATTGAAATACCATCGGCAGTTCCTGGGAATCCACCACTGCGTCGAATAGCTCCTGTTTTTGACTGCTGGTTCGAGTCCGGTTCAATGCCGTTTGCACAACAGCATTTCCCTtttgaaaacgaaaaagaCTTTATGAACAATTTCCCGGCTGACTTTATAGCAGAGGGAATCGATCAGACCCGCGGCTGGTTCTACACGCTCCTTGTAATATCGACGGCGCTGTTTAACAAGGCACCATTTAAGAACCTCATTGCAAGTGGGCTTGTCTTGGCTGCTGATGGTCAGAAGATGTCGAAGCGGAAGAAGAACTACCCCGATCCAATGGAGGTGGTCCATAAGTATGGAGCGGATGCCCTCAGACTGTACCTTATAAATTCGCCCGTCGTAAGGGCCGAGAGTCTGCGTTTTAAGGAAGAAGGAGTTCGCGACATAATCAAGGATGTGTTCCTGCCATGGTACAATGCATACCGATTCTTACTGCAAAACATCGTTCGATATGAGAAGGAGGATTTGGCAGGAAATGGACAATACACTTATTATCGTGAACGCCACTTAAAAAATGTGGACAAGGCCTCCGTAATTGATGTGTGGATTTTGTCTTTCAAGGAATCTTTACTCGAGTTCTTCGCcaccgaaatgaaaatgtatcgCCTGTACACTGTCGTACCCCGCCTGACAAGGTTCATTGATCAACTTACCAATTG GTATGTTCGACTCAATCGCCGTCGCATCAAAGGTGAATTGGGAGCTGAACAGTGCATTCAATCACTTGACACGCTTTACGATGTTCTATACACAATGGTTAAAATGATGGCTCCTTTCACGCCGTACCTTACGGAGTACATATTCCAGCGGCTGGTATTGTTCCAGCCAACCGGAACCCTCGAACATGCTGGCTCAGTTCATTACCAGATGATGCCCGTCAGTCAGAAAAAATTTATTCGAAACGACATTGAGCGTTCGGTGGCATTGATGCAATCAGTCGTTGAGCTGGGTCGTGTAATGCGCGATCGAAGAACCTTGCCGGTTAAGTATCCGGTTTCGGAGATCATTGTTATTCACAAGGACACGCAAATCCTGGAGGCTATCAAGAGCTTGCAAGACTTTATTCTTAGTGAACTTAATGTTCGAAAACTTACGCTGAGCTCTGATAAGGAAAAATATGGTGTAACGTTGAGAGCAGAACCTGACCACAAG GCGCTAGGACAGAGGCTTAAGGGCAATTTCAAAGCGGTTATGGCTGCTATCAAGGCTTTAAAGGATGATCAAATACAGAAGCAAGTTTCGCAAGGCTACTTTGACATTTTGGATCAAAGAATTGAACTGGATGAAGTTCGCATTATTTACTGCACATCTGAGCAGGTTGGAGGAAACTTTGAGGCTCACAGCGATAATGAGGTTTTGGTGCTGTTGGACATGACGCCTAACGAAGAATTACTCGAAGAGGGTTTGGCTCGTGAGGTCATAAATAGAGTGCAGAAACTAAAAAAGAAAGCGCAACTTATACCGACCGATCCTGTTCTTATTTTTCATGAGATAAGTGCAAATAACAATGCTAAGACGGAGATTGTGGAGGCTCAGGCTCAGCTAACtaaagttttggccaactaTGCCAGTATGATAAAGACGGCCGTTAAGTCCGAGTTTTCTCCCTATTCATCTGTGCAGGCGTCCAGGAAGCGCTTAATAGCTAGCGAGCTTGTCGATCTCAAAGGAGTTTCGTTAAAGTTGACCATTTGTTCCACTGAGGAATTACATCTTCCCAGCTTGCCGTGGATAAATATATCCTTGGCCGAGGATCTGGTGCCACGATTTGGAAATAGCAGCAAAGCGTCTTTATTTCTGCAGCACAACGTTAGCAAGGAAATTATTGCACTAACTACGCTTCGCAGCGAGTTGGAGCGTTTGTTTGGCTTATATGGAGTCAACTTTAATATCTACGTTGTTGATCACCAAAAGAAGATTACCGAACTGAAGTCTATCGAAAAAAACCTTAGCGGGAAATTGCTTGTTCTAGCTCGAAGCCAGGATGCACCGAAACAGTCAGCAGGCTTTGAACTATCCCCCGCTCCATACTCCAAATTCATCAACCAGCCTTCAGGAAATGCTATCTTTACGGAGAACCCCTTGGGACACGCCTTATGTTAA